In Salmonella enterica subsp. enterica serovar Typhimurium str. LT2, a single window of DNA contains:
- a CDS encoding putative gntR family regulatory protein (similar to E. coli transcriptional regulator of succinylCoA synthetase operon (AAC73824.1); Blastp hit to AAC73824.1 (240 aa), 31% identity in aa 3 - 216), with translation MKTLSKSSHIPLYQQVVEWIRESIYSGELVEDDRIPSEFQIMDMLEVSRGTVKKAVDQLVREGVLVQVQGKGTFVKKENVAYPLGEGLLSFAEALASQKINFTTSVITSRLEPANRFVAEKLSIKPGQDVLFLKRLRCIGDEKVMLIENRINIDLCPGIIDVDFTRENLFSAIERLSDKKISFSESRYAAKLIGNERGHYLDIGEDAPVLHLEQLVFFSRGLAIDFGNVWLKGNKYYLGTILQRLDA, from the coding sequence ATGAAAACATTGAGTAAAAGTTCACACATCCCACTGTATCAACAGGTTGTGGAGTGGATAAGGGAAAGTATTTATAGCGGAGAATTAGTTGAGGATGACCGGATACCTTCAGAGTTTCAAATCATGGATATGCTGGAGGTGAGTCGCGGTACCGTTAAAAAAGCGGTTGACCAACTTGTCCGGGAAGGTGTTCTTGTGCAAGTGCAGGGTAAAGGAACTTTCGTAAAGAAGGAAAATGTTGCTTACCCACTGGGTGAAGGTTTGCTCTCCTTTGCTGAAGCCTTAGCCAGCCAGAAGATAAACTTCACAACCAGTGTCATAACCTCCCGACTGGAACCCGCTAACCGCTTTGTAGCAGAGAAACTGAGTATCAAACCGGGACAAGATGTTTTATTTCTTAAACGCCTTCGTTGTATTGGCGATGAAAAAGTCATGTTGATTGAAAATCGTATCAACATTGATCTCTGCCCCGGTATTATTGATGTAGATTTTACCAGGGAGAATTTATTTTCAGCAATAGAAAGATTATCTGATAAGAAAATAAGTTTTTCTGAAAGCCGTTACGCAGCCAAATTAATTGGTAATGAGCGAGGCCATTATCTTGATATTGGTGAAGACGCACCTGTTTTGCATTTGGAACAGTTGGTATTTTTCTCTAGAGGATTGGCCATTGATTTTGGTAACGTCTGGTTAAAAGGTAATAAATATTATCTTGGCACTATTTTACAGCGCCTGGATGCCTGA
- a CDS encoding putative PTS system galactitol-specific enzyme IIC component (similar to E. coli PTS system galactitol-specific enzyme IIC (AAC75153.1); Blastp hit to AAC75153.1 (451 aa), 40% identity in aa 5 - 432), with amino-acid sequence MNDIAHTLYTVVQYVLGFGPTVLLPLVLFFLALFFKVKPAKALRSSLIVGIGFVGIYAIFDILTSNVGPAAQAMVERTGISLPVVDLGWPPLAAITWGSPIAPFVIPLTMLINVAMLALNKTRTVDVDMWNYWHFALAGTLVYYSTGSFVLGLSAAAIAAIVVLKLADWSAPLVAKYFGLEGISLPTLSSVVFFPIGLLFDKIIDKIPGVNRIHIDPENVQKKMGIFGEPMMVGTILGVLLGIIAGYDFKHILLLGISIGGVMFILPRMVRILMEGLLPLSEAIKKYLNAKYPGRDDLFIGLDIAVAVGNPAIISTALILTPISVFIAFLLPGNKVLPLGDLANLAVMASMIVLACRGNIFRAVITAIPVIVADLWIATKIAPFITGMAKDVNFKMAEGSSGQVSSFLDGGNPFRFWLLEIFNGNIIAIGLIPVLALIIYGVFRLTKGTVYA; translated from the coding sequence ATGAATGATATAGCACATACTCTCTATACCGTTGTGCAATATGTCCTGGGGTTTGGCCCAACGGTTTTATTGCCGCTGGTCCTTTTTTTCCTGGCATTGTTCTTCAAAGTAAAACCCGCTAAAGCACTTCGCTCATCGTTAATTGTCGGAATAGGGTTTGTCGGAATTTATGCCATCTTTGACATACTTACCAGCAACGTAGGCCCGGCTGCACAGGCAATGGTTGAGCGAACTGGTATTAGCCTTCCTGTTGTCGATTTAGGCTGGCCACCATTGGCCGCAATTACCTGGGGCTCACCAATCGCACCCTTTGTCATTCCGCTGACGATGCTGATTAATGTCGCCATGCTGGCCCTGAATAAGACACGTACTGTTGATGTCGACATGTGGAACTACTGGCACTTTGCCCTGGCTGGAACGCTGGTTTACTACAGCACAGGGAGTTTTGTTTTGGGTTTGTCCGCAGCCGCTATTGCCGCGATCGTGGTTCTCAAACTGGCGGACTGGTCAGCGCCATTAGTGGCAAAGTACTTCGGTCTGGAAGGTATTTCACTTCCGACCCTGTCATCTGTCGTCTTCTTTCCGATTGGATTGCTGTTCGATAAAATTATCGACAAGATCCCAGGCGTTAACCGTATTCATATTGATCCGGAAAACGTTCAGAAAAAAATGGGAATCTTCGGCGAGCCTATGATGGTGGGTACTATTCTGGGGGTCTTGTTGGGCATCATTGCCGGATATGACTTTAAACATATCCTGTTGCTGGGGATCAGCATTGGCGGTGTCATGTTCATTCTTCCGCGTATGGTACGAATTTTGATGGAAGGTTTATTACCTCTGTCTGAAGCCATTAAGAAATATTTGAATGCCAAATATCCTGGCCGTGATGATCTCTTTATCGGACTGGATATCGCGGTAGCAGTAGGTAACCCAGCCATTATATCTACAGCACTGATTCTGACACCTATCTCTGTCTTTATTGCATTCCTTCTTCCTGGCAATAAAGTCCTGCCACTCGGAGACCTTGCGAACCTGGCAGTCATGGCTTCCATGATTGTACTGGCATGTCGTGGCAATATTTTCCGGGCTGTGATAACCGCAATTCCTGTTATTGTCGCCGACTTGTGGATTGCGACCAAAATTGCGCCATTTATTACCGGTATGGCTAAAGATGTCAATTTCAAAATGGCTGAGGGGTCAAGTGGTCAGGTATCAAGCTTCCTTGATGGCGGTAACCCCTTCCGTTTCTGGCTGCTTGAAATATTCAACGGAAATATTATTGCTATCGGGCTGATTCCTGTGCTTGCGCTGATTATTTATGGTGTTTTTCGCCTGACAAAAGGAACGGTCTATGCCTGA
- the yicN gene encoding putative inner membrane protein (similar to E. coli orf, hypothetical protein (AAC76686.1); Blastp hit to AAC76686.1 (159 aa), 82% identity in aa 10 - 159) yields MIWLILATFVVVFIVGFRVLTSDTRRAIRRLSERLNIDVVPIESMIDQMGKTAGGEFLQYLHRPDESHLQNAAQVLLIWQMVIVDGGDQNLQRWHRLLQKARLAAPITDTQVRLALGFLREMEPDMQEINAFQLRYNAFFQPEEGVHWLH; encoded by the coding sequence ATGATTTGGTTGATTCTGGCCACGTTTGTGGTGGTGTTTATTGTGGGGTTTCGGGTGCTGACATCGGATACCCGCCGGGCGATTCGCCGCCTGAGCGAACGTCTGAATATTGATGTAGTGCCGATAGAATCGATGATTGATCAGATGGGTAAAACGGCGGGCGGTGAATTTTTACAGTATCTGCATCGCCCTGATGAGTCGCATTTGCAAAATGCCGCTCAGGTGTTACTGATCTGGCAAATGGTGATTGTCGATGGCGGCGATCAGAATTTGCAGCGGTGGCATCGGTTGCTGCAAAAAGCGCGTTTAGCCGCGCCGATCACCGATACACAGGTACGGCTGGCGCTGGGCTTTTTGCGCGAAATGGAACCCGATATGCAGGAGATCAACGCGTTTCAACTGCGCTATAACGCCTTTTTTCAGCCGGAAGAGGGTGTCCACTGGCTGCATTGA
- the yicM gene encoding putative MFS family tranport protein (1st mdule; similar to E. coli putative transport protein (AAC76685.1); Blastp hit to AAC76685.1 (451 aa), 87% identity in aa 56 - 448) has protein sequence MNENIAEKFRADGVARPNWSAVFAVAFCVACLITVEFLPVSLLTPMAQDLGISEGVAGQSVTVTAFVAMFSSLFITQIIQATDRRYIVILFAVLLTASCLMVSFANSFTLLLLGRACLGLALGGFWAMSASLTMRLVPARTVPKALSVIFGAVSIALVIAAPLGSFLGGIIGWRNVFNAAAVMGVLCVIWVVKSLPSLPGEPSHQKQNMFSLLQRPGVMAGMIAIFMSFAGQFAFFTYIRPVYMNLAGFDVDGLTLVLLSFGIASFVGTSFSSYVLKRSVKLALAGAPLLLALSALTLIVWGSDKTVAAAIAIIWGLAFALVPVGWSTWITRSLADQAEKAGSIQVAVIQLANTCGAAVGGYALDNFGLLSPLALSGGLMLLTALVVAAKVRITPMS, from the coding sequence ATGAATGAAAATATCGCAGAAAAATTCCGCGCTGATGGGGTTGCCAGGCCTAACTGGTCAGCCGTTTTTGCCGTGGCGTTTTGTGTCGCCTGCCTGATTACCGTTGAGTTTTTGCCCGTTAGTCTGTTGACGCCGATGGCGCAGGATCTGGGGATCTCCGAGGGCGTCGCCGGTCAGTCGGTCACCGTTACGGCGTTTGTCGCGATGTTTTCCAGCCTGTTCATTACCCAGATTATTCAGGCGACCGACAGGCGTTATATCGTTATTCTGTTCGCCGTTTTGCTGACGGCTTCTTGTCTGATGGTCTCCTTTGCCAACAGCTTTACGCTGCTATTGCTGGGCCGCGCCTGTCTTGGGTTGGCGCTGGGCGGATTCTGGGCGATGTCGGCGTCGCTGACCATGCGACTGGTTCCCGCGCGTACCGTGCCGAAAGCGCTGTCGGTGATTTTTGGCGCTGTCTCCATCGCGTTAGTGATCGCCGCGCCGCTGGGCAGCTTTTTGGGCGGTATTATTGGCTGGCGTAATGTCTTTAACGCCGCTGCGGTGATGGGCGTACTGTGCGTCATCTGGGTGGTGAAATCACTGCCGTCGCTGCCGGGCGAACCTTCTCACCAGAAACAGAATATGTTTAGCCTGTTGCAACGCCCTGGCGTGATGGCCGGGATGATCGCCATCTTTATGTCTTTTGCCGGGCAGTTCGCTTTCTTTACCTATATTCGCCCGGTCTATATGAATCTGGCGGGCTTTGACGTTGATGGTCTGACGCTGGTGTTGCTAAGTTTTGGTATTGCCAGCTTCGTTGGCACTTCTTTCTCATCCTATGTCCTGAAACGTTCGGTAAAACTGGCGCTGGCCGGTGCGCCGCTGCTACTGGCGCTGAGCGCGCTGACGCTCATTGTGTGGGGAAGCGACAAAACCGTGGCGGCGGCAATAGCGATTATCTGGGGGCTGGCGTTTGCGCTGGTGCCGGTGGGATGGTCAACGTGGATCACTCGTTCTCTTGCCGATCAGGCGGAAAAAGCCGGTTCCATCCAGGTCGCGGTGATTCAACTGGCAAATACCTGTGGCGCGGCGGTGGGCGGTTATGCGCTCGACAATTTCGGGCTGCTTTCGCCGCTGGCGCTTTCCGGCGGCCTGATGCTGTTGACGGCGTTAGTCGTGGCGGCGAAAGTCCGTATTACGCCAATGAGTTGA
- a CDS encoding putative periplasmic protein (similar to E. coli galactitol-specific enzyme IIB of phosphotransferase system (AAC75154.1); Blastp hit to AAC75154.1 (94 aa), 37% identity in aa 1 - 94) has product MSKMILFVCATGVATSTAVAEKVMEYCKDNGLDVNYSQTNVASLPNNTDGAALVVSTTKVPYELDIPVVSGLPIITGVGEDKVLEKIVSILKGQA; this is encoded by the coding sequence ATGAGTAAAATGATACTATTTGTTTGCGCAACGGGTGTTGCTACTTCCACGGCTGTGGCAGAAAAAGTAATGGAATATTGTAAAGATAATGGGCTTGATGTTAATTATTCACAAACTAATGTAGCCTCATTGCCAAACAATACCGATGGTGCAGCTTTGGTTGTATCAACAACGAAAGTTCCTTATGAACTGGATATTCCGGTTGTTAGTGGCCTGCCAATCATTACCGGAGTAGGTGAAGATAAAGTTCTTGAAAAAATAGTTTCAATCCTTAAAGGCCAAGCCTGA
- a CDS encoding putative fructose-bisphosphate aldolase class-II (similar to E. coli tagatose-bisphosphate aldolase 2 (AAC76171.1); Blastp hit to AAC76171.1 (286 aa), 36% identity in aa 1 - 277) yields MPLVNGRILLNCIQEKHVLAGAFNTTNLETTISILNAIERSGLPNFIQIAPTNAQLSGYDYIYEIVKRHADKMDIPVSLHLDHGKTLEDVKQAVRAGFTSVMIDGAALPLEENIAFTREAVDFCKSFGVPVEAELGAILGKEDDHVSEADCKTEPEKVQRFVEETGCDMLAVSIGNVHGLEDIPRIDIPLLQRIASVSPVPLVIHGGSGIDADILRSFVNYKVAKVNIASDLRKAFITTVGKAWVNNNNEANLARVMANAKQAVEDDVYSKIKMMNKNHSAFRKVS; encoded by the coding sequence ATGCCTTTAGTCAATGGTAGGATCCTGCTCAATTGTATTCAGGAAAAACATGTCCTTGCGGGGGCATTTAATACAACGAACCTGGAGACAACAATTTCCATTCTTAATGCAATAGAACGTTCCGGATTGCCCAATTTTATTCAAATTGCTCCTACTAATGCACAGCTTTCAGGTTACGATTACATTTATGAAATAGTTAAGCGACATGCCGATAAAATGGATATTCCTGTCAGCCTGCATCTGGATCATGGGAAAACTCTGGAAGATGTTAAGCAGGCTGTCCGGGCCGGATTTACCTCAGTAATGATTGATGGCGCGGCGCTACCGCTCGAAGAAAATATTGCATTTACCCGAGAAGCTGTCGATTTCTGTAAATCATTTGGTGTTCCCGTCGAAGCGGAATTAGGCGCTATTCTGGGTAAGGAAGATGATCATGTCAGCGAGGCTGACTGCAAAACTGAACCTGAGAAGGTTCAGCGCTTTGTTGAGGAGACAGGGTGCGACATGCTGGCAGTGTCAATTGGTAATGTACATGGTCTTGAAGATATCCCACGCATTGATATCCCGCTATTACAACGCATCGCGTCTGTCAGTCCGGTACCTTTGGTTATTCATGGAGGTTCTGGTATTGACGCGGATATTCTTCGCAGCTTTGTTAATTACAAAGTAGCCAAAGTGAATATTGCGAGTGATTTGCGCAAAGCCTTTATTACTACTGTTGGTAAGGCTTGGGTAAATAATAACAACGAGGCTAATCTGGCGCGTGTCATGGCGAACGCAAAACAGGCAGTTGAGGATGATGTTTATTCTAAAATTAAGATGATGAATAAAAATCACTCAGCATTCCGCAAAGTCTCTTAA
- a CDS encoding putative sugar (pentulose and hexulose) kinase (similar to E. coli L-fuculokinase (AAC75845.1); Blastp hit to AAC75845.1 (482 aa), 24% identity in aa 17 - 444) codes for MPDYHAALVIDIGTTNCKVSCYSCHDVSVLEVRKFPTPTISSDKGEVDFDIEALWQALRLVMAELVASVPFPVKNISIASFGESGVFVDKEGVILTPMLAWYDRRGESYLSSLSKAEAEELYSITGLPPHSNYSAFKMRWLLDNYSLHERKDICWLHAPEVLLWRMTGAKKTEISLASRTLCLDIARRTWSRNAAGILGIPFGVLAPLIKPGEVAGWMTATLREELGFSHEVKVTLAGHDHMVGARALQMQPGDVLNSTGTTEGILLLNTQPTLDVQARRNKLANGCYSDGEFFTLFASLPVGGYALEWVKKTFRLTDKEISTGLEKVMEQYLKPSWSVEHVPVFIPHLRGSGSPNKNRHTRGLLFGLTDSLPPESLLESVFIGLAMEFAHCHGCFNIPAGRTVKVIGPAVKNPYWLQLKADILQCPIEAIAFDETVSLGALLIACPNVVPPTVPVAERYFPDAVRSAKLKIYQQQWLSFYQFKLRQEGALIGE; via the coding sequence ATGCCTGATTACCACGCAGCGCTTGTCATTGACATTGGCACAACTAACTGCAAAGTCAGCTGTTATTCCTGTCATGACGTGTCAGTTCTGGAAGTCCGCAAGTTTCCGACGCCAACAATATCGTCGGACAAAGGCGAGGTAGATTTCGATATCGAAGCGCTGTGGCAGGCACTGCGACTGGTAATGGCTGAACTGGTGGCTTCAGTACCGTTTCCGGTAAAAAATATCAGTATTGCGAGTTTCGGTGAGTCTGGCGTCTTTGTGGATAAGGAGGGCGTCATTCTTACCCCGATGCTGGCCTGGTATGATCGACGTGGTGAATCTTATCTCTCGTCATTAAGCAAGGCAGAGGCTGAAGAACTGTATTCTATAACGGGATTGCCACCTCACAGTAATTACTCAGCATTTAAAATGAGATGGTTGCTTGATAACTATTCCTTGCATGAAAGAAAAGATATCTGCTGGTTACATGCACCAGAAGTGTTGTTGTGGAGAATGACAGGTGCGAAAAAGACGGAAATATCCCTGGCCAGTAGAACGTTGTGTCTGGACATTGCTCGCCGTACCTGGTCTCGTAATGCTGCCGGGATTCTCGGCATACCGTTCGGTGTACTGGCTCCGTTGATAAAGCCAGGTGAAGTGGCCGGATGGATGACGGCAACGCTTAGAGAGGAATTGGGCTTCTCTCATGAGGTAAAAGTCACCCTCGCTGGACACGATCATATGGTCGGTGCCCGCGCATTACAGATGCAACCGGGCGATGTGCTGAATTCTACCGGCACGACAGAGGGTATTTTACTGCTGAATACACAGCCAACGCTTGATGTGCAGGCTCGCAGGAATAAGCTGGCAAATGGTTGTTACTCCGATGGTGAATTTTTCACGCTTTTCGCTTCTCTGCCTGTCGGCGGTTATGCGCTTGAATGGGTGAAAAAAACCTTTCGTTTAACTGATAAGGAAATAAGCACAGGCCTGGAAAAAGTCATGGAGCAGTACCTCAAACCTTCCTGGTCTGTCGAGCATGTGCCGGTATTTATTCCTCATTTGCGGGGCTCGGGTTCGCCAAATAAAAATCGGCACACTCGTGGCCTGCTTTTTGGTCTGACGGATTCACTTCCTCCGGAGTCTCTGCTTGAGAGTGTCTTTATTGGCCTGGCGATGGAGTTTGCACACTGTCACGGGTGCTTTAATATCCCGGCGGGCAGGACAGTAAAAGTCATTGGCCCTGCGGTGAAAAACCCATACTGGCTCCAGTTGAAGGCTGACATCCTCCAGTGTCCAATTGAGGCCATTGCTTTTGATGAAACCGTCTCCCTTGGAGCATTGTTGATAGCCTGTCCGAATGTTGTCCCCCCGACTGTTCCTGTGGCTGAGCGATATTTTCCTGACGCGGTTCGTTCTGCAAAGTTGAAAATATATCAGCAGCAATGGCTGTCATTTTACCAATTTAAACTGCGGCAAGAAGGGGCGCTTATTGGTGAATAA
- the uhpT gene encoding MFS family hexose phosphate transport protein (hexose phosphate transport protein. (SW:UHPT_SALTY)), which produces MLAFLNQVRKPTLDLPLDVRRKMWFKPFMQSYLVVFIGYLTMYLIRKNFNIAQNDMISTYGLSMTELGMIGLGFSITYGVGKTLVSYYADGKNTKQFLPFMLILSAICMLGFSASMGAGSTSLFLMIAFYALSGFFQSTGGSCSYSTITKWTPRRKRGTFLGFWNISHNLGGAGAAGVALFGANYLFDGHVIGMFIFPSIIALIVGFIGLRFGSDSPESYGLGKAEELFGEEISEEDKETEENEMTKWQIFVEYVLKNKVIWLLCFSNIFLYVVRIGIDQWSTVYAFQELKLSKEVAIQGFTLFEVGALVGTLLWGWLSDLANGRRALVACVALALIIATLGVYQHASNQYVYLASLFALGFLVFGPQLLIGVAAVGFVPKKAIGAADGIKGTFAYLIGDSFAKLGLGMIADGTPVFGLTGWAGTFAALDAAAIGCICLMAMVAVMEERKIRREKKIQQVNIA; this is translated from the coding sequence ATGCTGGCCTTCTTAAACCAGGTGCGCAAGCCGACCCTGGATCTGCCGCTCGATGTGCGGCGTAAAATGTGGTTCAAGCCGTTCATGCAGTCCTATCTGGTGGTTTTTATCGGCTACCTGACCATGTACCTGATCCGCAAAAACTTTAACATCGCGCAGAACGACATGATCTCTACCTACGGGTTGAGCATGACCGAGCTGGGGATGATTGGCCTGGGCTTCTCGATCACCTATGGCGTGGGGAAAACGCTGGTTTCCTACTACGCTGACGGTAAAAATACCAAGCAGTTTCTACCGTTTATGTTGATCCTCTCCGCTATCTGTATGCTCGGCTTCAGCGCCAGCATGGGCGCGGGGTCAACCAGTCTGTTTCTGATGATCGCTTTCTATGCCCTGAGCGGTTTCTTCCAGAGTACCGGCGGATCGTGCAGCTACTCGACCATCACCAAATGGACTCCGCGTCGTAAACGCGGCACCTTTCTCGGCTTCTGGAATATCTCCCACAACCTCGGCGGCGCGGGCGCGGCAGGTGTGGCGCTGTTCGGCGCCAACTACCTGTTCGACGGTCACGTCATCGGCATGTTTATCTTCCCGTCGATTATCGCGCTGATTGTTGGCTTTATCGGTCTGCGTTTCGGCAGCGACTCCCCGGAATCTTACGGTCTGGGTAAAGCTGAAGAACTGTTCGGCGAAGAGATCAGCGAAGAGGATAAAGAGACTGAAGAAAACGAAATGACCAAGTGGCAGATCTTTGTTGAATATGTGTTGAAAAACAAAGTGATCTGGCTGCTGTGTTTCTCCAATATCTTCCTGTATGTGGTACGTATTGGTATCGACCAGTGGTCAACCGTCTACGCCTTCCAGGAGCTGAAACTTTCTAAAGAGGTGGCGATTCAGGGCTTTACCTTGTTTGAAGTGGGCGCGCTGGTCGGCACGTTGCTGTGGGGCTGGCTCTCTGACCTGGCGAACGGTCGTCGTGCGCTGGTAGCCTGTGTGGCGCTGGCGTTAATCATCGCCACCCTCGGCGTCTACCAGCACGCCAGCAACCAGTATGTCTATCTGGCCTCGCTGTTCGCGCTCGGTTTCCTGGTGTTTGGGCCGCAGCTATTAATTGGCGTGGCGGCTGTCGGTTTCGTACCGAAAAAAGCCATCGGCGCTGCGGACGGTATCAAGGGCACCTTCGCTTATCTTATCGGCGATAGCTTTGCCAAGCTGGGTCTGGGCATGATTGCCGACGGCACCCCCGTTTTTGGTCTGACCGGCTGGGCGGGCACGTTCGCCGCGCTGGACGCCGCCGCGATCGGCTGTATCTGCCTGATGGCGATGGTCGCCGTGATGGAAGAGCGCAAAATCCGCCGTGAGAAAAAAATTCAGCAAGTCAATATCGCTTAA
- a CDS encoding putative helix-turn-helix protein produces the protein MSAKTKFKSPAFEPIHSAASGLFSVDAIPQETMRSFDTACLSSIKDLQPLEIKALREKLNVSQPVFARYLNTSVSTVQKWESGAKRPSGMSLKLLNVVQKHGLKVLV, from the coding sequence ATGTCAGCAAAAACTAAATTCAAAAGCCCTGCCTTTGAACCGATTCATAGCGCGGCATCTGGATTATTTAGCGTGGATGCCATTCCCCAGGAGACAATGCGCAGTTTTGACACGGCCTGCTTAAGCAGCATCAAAGACCTGCAGCCACTTGAAATAAAAGCGTTACGAGAAAAACTCAACGTTAGCCAGCCGGTTTTCGCTCGGTACCTGAATACCAGCGTATCAACGGTTCAAAAGTGGGAAAGCGGCGCCAAGCGTCCCAGCGGGATGTCACTGAAACTACTTAATGTTGTCCAAAAACACGGGCTAAAGGTGCTGGTATGA
- a CDS encoding putative phosphotransferase system mannitol/fructose-specific IIA domain containing protein (similar to E. coli galactitol-specific enzyme IIA of phosphotransferase system (AAC75155.1); Blastp hit to AAC75155.1 (150 aa), 23% identity in aa 5 - 143), whose product MQDIHFRRHYVRHLPKEVSQNDIIKALASPLINDGMVVSDFADHVITREQNFPTGLPVEPVGVAIPHTDHKYVRQNAISVGILAEPVNFEDMGGEPDPVPVRVVFMLALGESNKQLNVLGWIMDVIQDEDFMQQLLVMNDDEIYQSIYTRISERGEV is encoded by the coding sequence ATGCAGGATATTCATTTTCGCCGTCATTATGTTCGACACCTCCCTAAAGAGGTGAGTCAGAATGACATAATCAAGGCTCTTGCCAGTCCGTTAATTAACGATGGTATGGTTGTATCTGATTTTGCCGATCACGTCATTACGCGAGAACAGAATTTTCCAACGGGTCTACCGGTTGAGCCTGTAGGCGTCGCTATTCCACATACTGATCACAAGTATGTTCGCCAAAACGCCATTAGTGTTGGAATACTGGCAGAACCCGTCAATTTCGAAGATATGGGCGGGGAACCAGATCCCGTACCTGTCAGGGTGGTGTTTATGCTTGCTTTAGGTGAAAGCAATAAGCAGCTCAACGTACTGGGTTGGATTATGGATGTGATCCAGGATGAGGATTTTATGCAGCAGTTACTGGTCATGAATGATGATGAAATTTATCAGTCAATTTACACACGCATATCTGAAAGAGGTGAAGTATGA
- a CDS encoding putative phosphotransferase system (HPr-related protein; similar to E. coli PTS system protein HPr (AAC75468.1); Blastp hit to AAC75468.1 (85 aa), 28% identity in aa 1 - 83) — translation MIRQKVRVMNSTGLHARPAATLAKIVKKYQSSLTLVNNDKEIPIKGMMSILGAGVKGNTMIDLICDGQDELAFMDELKSAFADGFGESV, via the coding sequence ATGATTAGACAAAAAGTACGCGTTATGAACAGTACGGGGCTTCATGCGCGGCCAGCCGCTACGCTTGCGAAAATTGTCAAAAAATACCAGTCTTCATTAACGCTAGTTAATAATGACAAAGAAATTCCCATTAAAGGAATGATGAGTATTTTGGGGGCTGGCGTAAAGGGAAACACAATGATTGATTTAATTTGTGATGGACAGGATGAACTGGCTTTTATGGATGAATTAAAATCTGCATTTGCTGATGGCTTTGGTGAGTCAGTATAG
- a CDS encoding putative cytoplasmic protein, whose product MRTFKTRWFNREAKPHTIKDDELSEAINAVLQGKADNLGGGVYKKRLNQNRDRAIVLAKGGEHWFYTFLYAKQDMANISYRELAGFRELAKHYACLTEDQITALINNKELVEVRHVSKN is encoded by the coding sequence ATGCGAACCTTCAAAACCAGGTGGTTTAACAGAGAAGCGAAGCCCCACACGATAAAAGATGACGAGTTAAGCGAGGCCATCAACGCCGTACTGCAAGGAAAAGCAGATAATCTTGGCGGCGGGGTTTATAAAAAACGTCTCAATCAAAATCGCGATCGCGCAATCGTGTTGGCAAAGGGAGGCGAACATTGGTTTTACACCTTCCTGTATGCCAAACAGGATATGGCCAACATTAGCTATCGCGAACTCGCGGGTTTCCGTGAGTTAGCAAAACACTATGCTTGCCTGACCGAAGATCAGATAACGGCACTCATTAATAACAAAGAACTGGTAGAGGTGCGCCATGTCAGCAAAAACTAA